In Croceicoccus sp. Ery15, a genomic segment contains:
- the scpA gene encoding methylmalonyl-CoA mutase, protein MSDKKPTLTDWQATADKEVKGRDLTWHTPEGIDVKPLYTAADNEGWDPGLPGFAPFTRGVKASMYAGRPWTIRQYAGFSTAEESNAFYRRNLAAGQKGLSVAFDLATHRGYDSDHPRVVGDVGKAGVAIDSVEDMKILFDQIPLDQMSVSMTMNGAVIPCLAFYIIAAEEQGVKPEQLTGTIQNDILKEFMVRNTYIYPPEPSMRIISDIFAYTADHMPKFNSISISGYHMQEAGATQVQELAFTIADGMEYVKYGVASGLDIDKFAGRLSFFFAIGMNFFMEVAKLRAARTLWHRAMTQLGAQSERSKMLRTHCQTSGVSLTEQDPYNNVIRTTVEAMAAMLGGTQSLHTNALDEAIALPTDFSARIARNTQIVLQEETGMTNVVDPLGGSYYVEALTKSLVDEAWAIIEKVEAEGGMAKAVAAGWPKGMIEEAAAARQARVDKGEDVIVGVNKFRLKDEDPIETLDIDNTAVREAQIRRLEKMRSTRDEKKCQAALDALREGAKTDGNLLALAVDAARERASLGEISDAMEAAFGRYDTMPKPVRGIYGAAYADDSRYRAVVDGVEAVGRRMGRKPRVMIAKMGQDGHDRGANVIASAFGDMGFDVTTGPLFQTPQETLEMALEADVDLIGASSLAAGHKTLIPELIRLLKDAGRSDIKVTAGGVIPPSDYEYLRNAGVQGIYGPGSNVVECAADVLRLLGHNMPPADLDEAAE, encoded by the coding sequence ATGAGTGACAAGAAACCGACGCTGACCGACTGGCAGGCCACCGCCGACAAGGAAGTGAAGGGCCGCGATCTGACCTGGCACACGCCCGAGGGGATCGACGTCAAGCCGCTTTACACGGCGGCGGACAATGAAGGCTGGGACCCCGGCCTTCCCGGCTTTGCCCCGTTCACGCGCGGGGTGAAGGCATCGATGTATGCGGGCCGTCCGTGGACGATCCGCCAATATGCGGGCTTCTCGACCGCAGAGGAATCGAACGCCTTTTATCGCCGCAACCTTGCCGCGGGACAAAAGGGCCTTTCGGTCGCTTTCGACCTTGCCACCCATCGCGGCTATGACAGCGACCATCCGCGCGTCGTCGGCGATGTTGGCAAGGCGGGCGTGGCCATCGACAGTGTCGAGGACATGAAGATCCTCTTCGACCAGATCCCGCTCGACCAGATGAGCGTGTCGATGACGATGAACGGCGCGGTGATCCCGTGCCTTGCTTTCTATATCATCGCGGCGGAAGAGCAGGGGGTTAAGCCAGAACAGCTGACCGGGACCATCCAGAACGACATTCTGAAGGAGTTCATGGTCCGCAACACCTATATCTATCCGCCCGAACCTTCGATGCGGATCATTTCCGACATCTTCGCCTATACGGCGGACCACATGCCGAAGTTCAACTCGATCTCGATCTCCGGCTATCACATGCAGGAAGCCGGCGCGACGCAGGTGCAGGAGCTGGCCTTCACCATCGCCGACGGCATGGAATATGTGAAATATGGCGTGGCCAGCGGGCTTGATATCGACAAGTTCGCGGGGCGGCTGAGCTTCTTCTTCGCCATCGGCATGAACTTCTTCATGGAAGTGGCCAAGCTGCGTGCGGCCCGCACCTTGTGGCACCGCGCGATGACGCAGCTGGGCGCGCAGTCCGAGCGGTCCAAGATGCTGCGCACCCATTGCCAGACCAGCGGCGTGTCTTTGACCGAGCAGGACCCCTACAACAACGTGATCCGCACCACGGTCGAGGCGATGGCCGCGATGCTGGGCGGCACGCAGTCTCTCCACACCAATGCGCTGGACGAGGCGATTGCGCTTCCCACCGATTTCTCCGCCCGCATCGCCCGCAACACGCAGATCGTGCTGCAGGAAGAAACCGGCATGACCAATGTCGTCGATCCGCTGGGCGGCTCCTATTACGTCGAAGCGCTGACCAAATCGCTGGTGGACGAGGCATGGGCCATCATCGAGAAGGTCGAGGCCGAGGGCGGCATGGCCAAGGCCGTGGCAGCCGGTTGGCCCAAGGGCATGATCGAGGAAGCAGCCGCCGCCCGTCAGGCACGTGTCGACAAGGGCGAAGATGTGATCGTCGGCGTCAACAAGTTCCGCCTGAAAGACGAAGACCCGATCGAGACGCTCGACATCGACAATACCGCCGTGCGTGAGGCGCAGATCAGGCGTCTGGAAAAGATGCGCAGCACGCGTGACGAGAAGAAGTGTCAGGCGGCGCTGGACGCGCTGCGCGAAGGGGCCAAGACCGACGGCAACCTGCTGGCGCTGGCTGTCGATGCCGCGCGCGAACGCGCCAGCCTTGGCGAGATTTCGGATGCGATGGAGGCTGCTTTCGGCCGCTATGACACTATGCCAAAGCCGGTTAGGGGCATTTACGGCGCTGCCTATGCCGATGATAGCCGTTATCGGGCCGTGGTCGATGGTGTCGAAGCGGTGGGCCGCCGTATGGGCCGCAAGCCGCGCGTGATGATCGCCAAGATGGGGCAGGACGGCCACGACCGCGGCGCGAACGTGATCGCGTCGGCCTTTGGCGACATGGGTTTCGACGTCACCACCGGTCCCTTGTTCCAGACGCCGCAGGAAACGCTGGAAATGGCGCTTGAGGCCGATGTCGACCTGATCGGCGCATCGTCGCTGGCGGCTGGGCACAAGACGCTCATCCCCGAACTGATCCGCCTGTTGAAGGACGCAGGTCGCAGCGACATCAAGGTCACGGCAGGCGGCGTGATCCCGCCCAGCGATTACGAATATCTGCGCAATGCGGGCGTGCAGGGCATCTATGGCCCAGGTTCCAACGTGGTCGAATGCGCGGCGGACGTGCTGCGTCTGCTGGGCCACAACATGCCGCCCGCCGATCTCGACGAGGCAGCGGAGTAA
- a CDS encoding enoyl-CoA hydratase-related protein yields MSYRFITSERDGGVVTIAINRPDRLNALTPNVFSELADAMDKAVDGGARALVLTGAGRSFCAGADLRSDGAGYMGLPEDLGEVLDGHYNPFVSKLLDLPIPLITAMNGPAVGAGMSLALAGDIVVADRSAFLLLAFVNIGLVPDMGASWFVARAVGRARALELALLGEEISADDAKAMGLISRVVDDGAALEEAQAIAHRLTKGPAKAIGMIRKQMTDALDMTFAEMLQQERINQSVAGRTEDFKEALDAFAHKRRPIFKGR; encoded by the coding sequence ATGTCCTATCGTTTCATCACATCCGAACGCGATGGCGGCGTGGTCACCATCGCGATCAACCGGCCCGACCGGCTGAATGCGCTTACGCCAAACGTCTTTTCCGAATTGGCTGATGCCATGGACAAGGCGGTCGATGGCGGGGCGCGGGCTTTGGTGCTGACGGGCGCAGGTCGTTCATTCTGTGCAGGGGCCGATCTCCGCTCGGATGGTGCAGGCTATATGGGCTTGCCCGAGGATCTTGGTGAAGTGCTGGATGGGCACTATAATCCTTTTGTTTCCAAGCTGCTGGATCTTCCCATTCCCCTGATCACTGCGATGAACGGACCGGCGGTCGGTGCGGGAATGTCTCTGGCACTCGCAGGTGATATTGTGGTCGCGGATCGTTCGGCGTTTCTGCTGCTCGCCTTCGTCAATATCGGCCTGGTTCCCGACATGGGCGCAAGCTGGTTCGTGGCTCGCGCAGTGGGCAGGGCCCGCGCCCTTGAGCTGGCGCTGCTGGGTGAGGAGATCAGCGCTGACGATGCCAAGGCGATGGGTCTCATCAGCCGCGTCGTGGACGATGGCGCGGCGCTCGAAGAGGCTCAGGCTATCGCGCATCGGCTGACCAAGGGGCCAGCGAAAGCGATTGGCATGATCCGCAAACAGATGACCGATGCACTGGATATGACCTTCGCTGAAATGCTGCAGCAGGAGCGCATCAACCAGTCCGTCGCCGGCCGGACCGAGGATTTCAAGGAGGCGCTGGACGCCTTTGCGCACAAGCGCCGCCCCATCTTCAAGGGGCGCTGA
- the mce gene encoding methylmalonyl-CoA epimerase, producing the protein MKPAFTLGRMNHLGYAVPDMDAAIAHYCDVMGASVVTEPFDMPEQGVKVCFVHTPGNGEDGNGTAGTQVELLSPLDGNSPVAGFIAKNPLGGQHHVCFEVPDIEEARAYFDGIGKRILGPTRIGAHGTPIFFVHPKDMMGMLTEIMETPEEAH; encoded by the coding sequence ATGAAACCCGCATTCACCTTGGGACGGATGAACCACCTCGGCTATGCCGTGCCGGACATGGATGCCGCCATCGCGCATTACTGCGACGTGATGGGCGCATCGGTTGTGACCGAGCCGTTCGACATGCCGGAGCAGGGCGTGAAAGTGTGTTTCGTCCATACGCCCGGAAACGGAGAAGACGGGAACGGCACCGCAGGCACGCAGGTCGAACTGCTGTCGCCGCTCGACGGAAATTCGCCCGTCGCGGGCTTCATCGCCAAGAACCCGCTGGGCGGGCAGCATCACGTTTGCTTTGAAGTGCCGGATATCGAAGAGGCGCGCGCCTATTTCGATGGCATCGGCAAGCGCATTCTGGGCCCGACGCGGATCGGTGCGCATGGCACGCCGATCTTCTTCGTGCATCCCAAGGACATGATGGGCATGCTAACCGAAATCATGGAAACCCCCGAAGAGGCGCATTGA
- a CDS encoding OsmC family protein, producing MADYTAKVRWEISEGEDFPSNKYSRAHVWSFDGGAKVPGSAAPGYLPAALIDESAVDPEEALLAAAASCHMLYFLAYAAKAGFSISSYEDNPVGEVEKNEAGDPWVSTIVMRPHAAFTGDKLPDAEEVENLHHKAHKSCIIANSLKSAMTIEPII from the coding sequence ATGGCTGACTACACCGCCAAAGTCCGCTGGGAAATTTCCGAAGGGGAAGATTTTCCGAGCAACAAATACAGCCGCGCCCATGTGTGGAGCTTCGACGGCGGAGCGAAAGTGCCGGGCAGCGCGGCGCCGGGCTATCTGCCTGCCGCGCTGATCGACGAAAGCGCGGTCGATCCCGAAGAGGCGCTGCTGGCTGCGGCGGCAAGCTGTCATATGCTTTACTTCCTTGCCTATGCGGCCAAGGCGGGTTTCTCGATCTCTTCCTACGAGGATAATCCGGTGGGCGAGGTCGAGAAGAACGAGGCGGGCGATCCGTGGGTGTCGACCATCGTAATGCGCCCGCACGCTGCCTTTACCGGCGACAAACTGCCTGATGCAGAGGAGGTCGAAAACCTTCACCACAAGGCGCATAAAAGCTGCATCATCGCGAATAGCCTGAAGAGCGCGATGACCATCGAACCGATTATTTGA
- a CDS encoding acyl-CoA carboxylase subunit beta → MSANIAEVERRRAAAHLGGGQKRIDAQHAKGKLTARERLDVLLDAGSFEELDMYVEHNCVDFGMDEGHIPGDGVVTGSGTINGRLVYVFSQDFTVFGGSLSERHAQKICKVMDAALKVGAPVIGLNDSGGARIQEGVASLGGYAEVFQRNVLASGVVPQLSLIMGPCAGGAVYSPAMTDFIFMVEDSSYMFVTGPDVVKTVTNEVVTQEELGGASTHTTKTSVADLACENDIVALLQARDFIDYLPLSNRDEIPERPTSDPWDRLEDSLDTIIPASANQPYDMHEVIRKVVDEGDFFEVQPKHAANIICGFGRVEGRTVGIVANQPMVLAGVLDINSSKKAARFVRFCDAFGIPILTFVDVPGFLPGTDQEHNGIIKHGAKLLFAYAEATVPKITVITRKAYGGAYDVMASKHLRGDLNYAWPTAEIAVMGAKGAVEIIFRQDRDDPDKIAAKTKEYEDRFANPFVAASKGFIDEVIMPHSTRRRIALGLRKLRNKELENPWKKHDNIPL, encoded by the coding sequence ATGTCTGCCAATATCGCCGAAGTCGAACGTCGCCGCGCCGCCGCCCATCTGGGAGGTGGCCAGAAACGCATCGATGCCCAGCACGCCAAGGGCAAGCTTACTGCCCGAGAGAGGCTTGACGTGCTGCTCGATGCCGGATCGTTCGAAGAGCTGGACATGTATGTCGAGCATAATTGCGTCGATTTCGGCATGGACGAGGGTCACATCCCCGGTGACGGCGTGGTCACCGGATCGGGCACGATCAACGGTCGGCTGGTCTATGTGTTCAGCCAGGATTTCACCGTCTTCGGCGGTTCGCTGTCCGAACGCCACGCGCAAAAGATCTGCAAGGTGATGGATGCCGCGCTGAAAGTCGGCGCGCCCGTCATCGGCCTGAACGACAGCGGCGGCGCACGTATTCAGGAAGGTGTCGCCTCGCTGGGTGGCTATGCCGAAGTGTTCCAGCGCAATGTGCTGGCATCGGGCGTGGTGCCGCAATTGTCGCTGATCATGGGCCCCTGCGCGGGCGGTGCGGTTTATTCCCCCGCAATGACCGATTTCATCTTCATGGTAGAGGACAGCTCGTATATGTTCGTGACCGGCCCCGACGTGGTCAAGACGGTGACGAACGAGGTTGTGACGCAGGAAGAGCTGGGCGGTGCGTCGACCCATACCACCAAGACCAGCGTCGCCGATCTAGCGTGCGAGAACGACATTGTGGCGCTGTTGCAGGCGCGCGATTTCATCGATTATCTGCCGCTGTCGAACCGCGACGAAATCCCCGAACGCCCCACCAGCGACCCGTGGGACCGGCTGGAAGACAGCCTGGATACGATCATTCCGGCATCGGCCAACCAGCCCTATGACATGCACGAAGTCATTCGGAAGGTGGTGGACGAAGGCGACTTTTTCGAAGTGCAGCCCAAGCATGCCGCGAACATCATCTGCGGTTTCGGCCGGGTCGAAGGGCGGACCGTGGGGATCGTCGCCAACCAGCCAATGGTGCTGGCAGGCGTGCTCGACATCAATTCGTCGAAAAAGGCCGCGCGTTTCGTGCGCTTCTGCGATGCATTCGGCATTCCGATCCTGACCTTCGTCGACGTTCCGGGCTTCCTTCCCGGCACCGATCAGGAACATAATGGCATCATCAAGCATGGCGCGAAACTGCTGTTCGCCTATGCCGAGGCGACCGTGCCCAAGATCACCGTCATCACCCGCAAGGCCTATGGCGGGGCCTATGACGTGATGGCGTCAAAGCATCTGCGCGGCGATCTCAACTACGCTTGGCCCACCGCCGAAATCGCGGTGATGGGCGCTAAGGGCGCGGTGGAGATCATCTTCCGGCAGGACCGCGACGATCCGGACAAGATCGCGGCCAAGACCAAGGAATATGAAGACCGCTTCGCCAACCCCTTCGTGGCCGCGTCCAAGGGCTTTATCGACGAGGTTATCATGCCTCACTCCACCCGCCGCCGCATCGCGCTGGGCCTGCGCAAGTTGCGGAACAAGGAGCTGGAGAATCCCTGGAAAAAGCACGACAATATCCCGCTCTAA
- a CDS encoding short-chain fatty acyl-CoA regulator family protein: MNRPQRIFAGKTLRALRGRRTMRQAEMAARLGISVSYLSQLESDDRPLTPPLIAALTRHFDLRLDDLGGDSSDKRAEALRRAASDPIFAEPLGEDAAARAVRQQPHLAERFVALHAAYRQAGERLQMLDEALESGETAQSGRLPWEEVRDWFHGAGNYIHTLDRGAEDLAARIADGAPPLTEAALLRFAERLGLNVTQGEGGLRHYDAARHALTLDPAQPAETRRFQLAWQLAGIALADEIALVTRQSGLASAGARQLLRIGLGNYAAGALLMPYERFRAAALAERHDIDRLRQRFAVSFEQACHRLSTLQREGARGIPFFFCRVDMAGNITKRHSATPLQFARFGGACPLWIVHEAVAIPDRILTQLAETPDGVRYVSMAKGLVKPSGSYARPPRRFAVALGCEAKDAGDFIYADGLDVTARGAATPIGISCRLCPRENCDQRAFPPGDRAIVVDPGGRGVVPYRIG; encoded by the coding sequence ATGAACCGACCGCAACGCATCTTTGCCGGCAAGACCCTGCGCGCCCTGCGCGGACGGCGGACCATGCGACAGGCCGAGATGGCGGCAAGGCTGGGCATTTCGGTTTCCTATCTTTCGCAGCTGGAAAGCGACGACCGCCCGCTGACCCCGCCACTGATCGCCGCGCTGACGCGGCATTTCGATTTGCGGCTCGACGATCTGGGCGGCGACAGTTCGGACAAGCGGGCAGAGGCCCTGCGCCGCGCCGCATCCGATCCGATCTTTGCCGAGCCGCTGGGAGAGGATGCCGCCGCCCGCGCCGTGCGCCAGCAGCCGCATCTGGCCGAGCGTTTCGTCGCGCTGCATGCCGCGTACCGGCAAGCGGGCGAGCGCTTGCAAATGCTGGACGAGGCGCTGGAATCGGGCGAAACCGCGCAATCGGGTCGCTTGCCGTGGGAAGAAGTGCGCGACTGGTTCCACGGCGCAGGCAATTACATCCACACGCTGGATCGCGGGGCAGAGGATCTGGCCGCGCGCATTGCCGATGGTGCACCGCCGCTGACCGAAGCGGCCTTGCTGCGCTTTGCGGAAAGGCTGGGCCTGAATGTCACGCAGGGCGAAGGCGGGCTGCGGCATTACGATGCGGCGCGTCATGCACTCACCCTCGATCCCGCGCAGCCTGCCGAAACCCGGCGGTTTCAACTGGCGTGGCAATTGGCGGGGATCGCGCTGGCCGATGAAATCGCGCTGGTCACCCGCCAGTCGGGGCTGGCTTCGGCAGGAGCGCGGCAATTGTTGCGCATCGGGCTGGGCAATTACGCGGCCGGTGCCTTGTTGATGCCCTATGAACGGTTTCGCGCTGCGGCGCTGGCCGAACGGCACGACATCGACCGCTTGCGCCAGCGTTTCGCGGTCAGCTTCGAACAGGCCTGCCACCGGCTGTCGACGCTGCAACGCGAAGGGGCGCGGGGCATTCCGTTCTTTTTCTGCCGCGTCGACATGGCGGGCAACATCACCAAGCGCCATTCGGCGACGCCGCTGCAATTCGCGCGTTTCGGCGGGGCCTGCCCGCTGTGGATCGTGCACGAGGCGGTGGCGATCCCCGACCGCATATTGACGCAGCTGGCCGAAACGCCAGACGGAGTTCGCTATGTGTCGATGGCCAAGGGGCTGGTGAAACCTTCGGGAAGCTATGCCCGCCCGCCCCGCCGCTTTGCCGTGGCGCTTGGCTGCGAGGCGAAGGATGCCGGCGACTTCATCTATGCCGACGGTCTGGACGTCACGGCACGCGGCGCGGCGACACCCATCGGCATTTCCTGCCGTCTTTGCCCCCGCGAGAACTGCGACCAGCGCGCCTTTCCGCCGGGCGACCGCGCCATCGTCGTCGATCCGGGCGGGCGCGGCGTGGTGCCCTATCGCATCGGTTGA
- a CDS encoding sulfite exporter TauE/SafE family protein codes for MAWITIIAALSSGGAIGLILGLVGGGGSILAVPLLVYVVGVGSTHAAIGTAAVAVSANALASLIGHARAGRVKWRCAGVFALAGTAGAALGAELGKAVDADRLLALFGLLMLGVGLAMLRGRKGADRPDVRLTRESAAALLPRLVPIGLGTGLAAGFFGIGGGFLIVPGLIAATAMPIAYAIGTSLVVITALGATTAASYAASGLVDWAVTFWLIAGGAIGTVGGIALGRVLASRKGLLERGFAVLVIAIGAYVVLTAI; via the coding sequence ATGGCCTGGATCACCATCATCGCCGCACTGTCATCGGGCGGGGCCATCGGGCTGATCCTTGGCCTGGTGGGCGGGGGCGGATCGATCCTTGCCGTGCCGCTGCTGGTCTATGTGGTGGGTGTGGGATCGACCCATGCCGCCATCGGCACGGCGGCGGTGGCGGTATCGGCCAATGCGCTGGCCAGCCTGATTGGCCATGCGCGCGCGGGCCGGGTGAAATGGCGCTGTGCGGGCGTGTTCGCGCTGGCGGGCACGGCGGGCGCGGCGCTGGGGGCCGAACTGGGCAAGGCCGTCGATGCCGATCGCCTGCTGGCGCTGTTCGGCCTTTTGATGCTGGGCGTGGGCCTGGCCATGCTGCGCGGACGCAAGGGCGCGGACCGGCCCGACGTAAGGCTGACGCGCGAGAGTGCGGCCGCGCTGTTGCCGCGCCTTGTCCCCATCGGTCTGGGCACGGGGCTGGCGGCGGGCTTTTTCGGGATTGGCGGCGGTTTCCTGATCGTGCCGGGGCTGATCGCGGCGACCGCCATGCCGATTGCTTATGCCATCGGCACGTCCCTGGTGGTCATCACCGCGCTGGGGGCGACCACGGCGGCAAGCTATGCGGCGTCTGGCCTTGTGGACTGGGCCGTCACCTTCTGGCTGATCGCGGGCGGGGCCATCGGCACGGTCGGCGGGATCGCGCTGGGCCGCGTGCTGGCAAGCCGCAAGGGATTGTTGGAGCGCGGCTTTGCCGTGCTGGTGATCGCCATCGGGGCCTATGTGGTGCTGACCGCGATCTAG
- a CDS encoding rhodanese family protein: MTKLTTLSPADARAAIAAGACLVDIRGADEFAREHIPGAVHVPLDRLGELPTDGGPVIFHCRSGMRTAANASQLSAQTRGCEAFLLEGGIDAWRKAGLPVEADRSQPIELIRQVQIAAGSLVLLGVLLGLLVAPAFFGIAGFVGAGLVMAGVTGWCGMAHLLAVMPWNRRAAA, encoded by the coding sequence ATGACGAAACTGACGACTCTCTCTCCCGCCGATGCGCGCGCGGCCATCGCCGCGGGCGCCTGCCTTGTCGATATTCGCGGGGCCGACGAATTTGCCCGCGAACATATTCCGGGCGCGGTCCATGTGCCGCTGGACCGGCTGGGCGAACTGCCCACGGATGGCGGGCCGGTGATCTTCCATTGCCGTTCGGGAATGCGCACCGCCGCCAATGCATCGCAACTGTCCGCCCAGACGCGCGGTTGCGAGGCGTTCCTGCTCGAAGGCGGGATCGACGCATGGCGCAAGGCGGGCCTGCCGGTTGAAGCGGATCGGTCGCAGCCTATCGAACTCATCCGGCAGGTGCAGATCGCCGCCGGTTCGCTGGTGCTGCTGGGCGTTTTGCTGGGGCTTCTGGTCGCTCCTGCATTCTTCGGCATTGCGGGTTTCGTCGGCGCGGGGCTGGTGATGGCGGGCGTGACCGGATGGTGCGGCATGGCGCATTTGCTGGCCGTGATGCCGTGGAACCGCCGCGCCGCAGCTTGA
- a CDS encoding helix-turn-helix transcriptional regulator gives MLKTPMDLVSFEAKAGDVAEILKAIGNVRRLMLLCRLVERGEMNVGDLAQAVGLSSSACSQHLAKMRDEGLVAFRRESQTLWYRIADPRVETLLGTLHALYCED, from the coding sequence ATGCTCAAGACCCCGATGGATCTTGTCAGTTTCGAAGCGAAAGCGGGCGATGTGGCCGAAATTTTGAAGGCTATCGGCAATGTCCGGCGGCTGATGCTGCTGTGCAGGCTGGTCGAGCGGGGCGAGATGAACGTGGGCGATCTGGCGCAGGCGGTTGGCCTGTCTTCTTCGGCCTGTTCGCAGCATCTGGCCAAAATGCGCGACGAGGGGCTGGTGGCCTTCCGGCGCGAGAGCCAGACGCTTTGGTATCGCATCGCCGATCCGCGTGTCGAAACGCTGCTCGGCACGCTCCATGCCTTATATTGCGAGGATTGA
- a CDS encoding MBL fold metallo-hydrolase, which produces MTQPIIEAFFDEPTNTISYLLGDPATRTAAVIDPVLDFDLASGEADFASAERILQFAQDHDWRIEMVLETHAHADHLSAAPFFKTKTDAWIGIGAHIRDVQRIFRPIFAMTDLQTDGSDFDRLFDDGERFAVGELTVTAMHVPGHTPADMAYLVDDTAFVGDTLFMPDYGTARADFPGGDARTLYRSIRRLLTLPDDTRLFLCHDYKAPGREDYRWETTIGEQRRSSVHVHDGVSEDEFVAMREARDAGLAVPRLLLPSIQVNIRAGRFAEAEANGVQYLRIPVKWKGARL; this is translated from the coding sequence ATGACCCAGCCTATTATCGAGGCGTTTTTCGACGAACCGACCAATACGATCAGCTATCTGCTGGGCGACCCCGCCACACGAACGGCTGCCGTGATCGATCCGGTACTGGATTTCGATCTGGCCAGCGGCGAGGCAGACTTCGCCTCGGCCGAGCGCATCCTACAATTTGCGCAGGACCATGACTGGCGCATCGAAATGGTGCTGGAAACCCACGCCCATGCCGATCATCTGTCGGCCGCCCCGTTCTTTAAAACGAAGACCGACGCATGGATCGGGATCGGCGCGCATATACGCGATGTGCAGCGAATTTTCCGGCCCATTTTCGCCATGACCGATCTGCAGACCGACGGTTCCGACTTCGACCGATTGTTCGACGACGGCGAGCGTTTCGCGGTGGGCGAGCTGACCGTGACAGCCATGCACGTACCGGGCCATACGCCTGCCGACATGGCCTATCTGGTGGACGACACGGCGTTCGTGGGCGACACCCTGTTCATGCCCGATTACGGCACTGCCCGCGCCGATTTTCCCGGCGGCGACGCGCGCACTCTCTATCGCTCGATCCGCAGGCTGCTGACCCTGCCCGATGATACACGCCTGTTCCTGTGCCACGATTACAAGGCGCCGGGGCGCGAGGATTATCGCTGGGAAACGACCATCGGCGAACAGCGGCGGTCAAGCGTCCATGTGCATGACGGTGTAAGCGAGGACGAATTCGTCGCCATGCGCGAAGCGCGCGACGCGGGGCTGGCGGTGCCGCGCCTGCTGTTGCCGTCGATCCAGGTCAATATCCGCGCAGGCCGCTTTGCCGAGGCCGAAGCGAATGGCGTGCAGTATTTGCGGATACCGGTGAAATGGAAGGGAGCGCGGCTCTGA
- the gor gene encoding glutathione-disulfide reductase, whose product MTDQAASQYDFDLFVIGAGSGGVRASRVAAAHGARVAVAEEHRIGGTCVIRGCVPKKMLVYGAHFAEDLEDAQQFGWTVEKASFDWKKLRDTVLDDVTRISGLYTQTLGNHDVTIFDERAELVDAHTLKLAGGRTVTADKILIATGARPRVPDCPGHEHGITSNEAFHLDELPKRVLIAGGGYIANEFAGIFNEFGSKVTIINRSDKLLRGYDESLRDRLLQISTMKGIDFRFNAEFRGIEKLDNGCLKVSMTKHEDMEVDCVLFATGRVPNVEGLGLENAGVELGERGEIKVDRFSKTSVDNIYAVGDVTDRVQLTPVAIREGQAFADSVFGGKPSSVSYDCIPSAVFSHPPIAAVGMTEGEARNKLGDVKVYLSDFRPMKNVLAGRNERALYKMICEGNSGKIVGIHMIGPDVAEIMQAAAVAVKAGLTKEDFDATVAIHPTMAEELVLLK is encoded by the coding sequence ATGACCGACCAAGCCGCCAGCCAATATGATTTCGACCTTTTCGTCATTGGCGCCGGTTCGGGCGGGGTGCGGGCATCGCGCGTCGCGGCGGCCCATGGCGCGCGCGTTGCTGTGGCGGAAGAGCACCGGATCGGCGGCACCTGCGTCATCCGCGGCTGCGTGCCAAAGAAGATGCTGGTCTATGGCGCGCATTTTGCCGAGGATCTGGAGGATGCGCAGCAATTCGGCTGGACGGTCGAAAAGGCCAGCTTCGACTGGAAGAAACTGCGCGACACGGTGCTTGACGATGTGACGCGCATTTCGGGCCTCTATACCCAGACCCTTGGCAATCACGATGTGACGATTTTCGACGAACGCGCCGAACTGGTCGATGCACATACGCTGAAACTGGCGGGCGGACGCACGGTGACTGCCGACAAAATCCTGATCGCCACCGGCGCCCGCCCCCGCGTGCCCGATTGCCCCGGCCACGAACACGGCATCACCAGTAACGAGGCTTTTCACCTCGACGAATTGCCCAAACGGGTGCTGATCGCGGGCGGCGGCTATATCGCCAATGAATTCGCCGGCATTTTCAACGAATTCGGCAGCAAGGTCACGATCATCAACCGGTCTGACAAGCTGCTGCGCGGCTATGACGAGAGCCTGCGCGACCGGCTGCTGCAAATCTCGACCATGAAGGGCATCGATTTCCGCTTCAACGCCGAATTCCGCGGGATCGAAAAGCTGGACAACGGGTGTCTTAAAGTGTCGATGACCAAGCACGAGGATATGGAAGTCGATTGCGTGCTGTTCGCCACGGGCCGCGTGCCCAATGTCGAGGGGTTGGGCCTTGAGAATGCGGGCGTCGAACTGGGCGAGCGGGGCGAGATCAAGGTCGACCGCTTCTCGAAAACCAGCGTCGACAATATCTATGCCGTCGGCGATGTGACCGACCGCGTGCAGCTGACCCCCGTCGCCATCCGCGAAGGGCAGGCCTTTGCCGACAGCGTGTTCGGCGGCAAGCCGAGCAGCGTATCCTATGACTGTATCCCCAGCGCGGTGTTCAGCCACCCGCCCATCGCCGCCGTCGGCATGACCGAGGGTGAGGCGCGCAACAAGCTGGGCGACGTGAAGGTCTATCTGTCCGATTTCCGCCCGATGAAAAACGTGCTGGCGGGAAGGAATGAGCGGGCGCTGTACAAGATGATCTGCGAGGGTAATTCGGGCAAGATCGTGGGCATCCACATGATCGGCCCCGACGTGGCGGAGATCATGCAGGCCGCCGCCGTCGCGGTAAAGGCAGGGCTGACCAAAGAGGATTTCGACGCCACCGTCGCCATCCATCCGACCATGGCGGAAGAGCTGGTCCTGTTGAAATAG